Proteins encoded together in one Bombus affinis isolate iyBomAffi1 chromosome 2, iyBomAffi1.2, whole genome shotgun sequence window:
- the LOC126928952 gene encoding inactive hydroxysteroid dehydrogenase-like protein 1, whose amino-acid sequence MLQQVVFWLFVIVLVLWLFSNSVSRICGALWEILVPIINSKPLDLRAKFGDWAVVTGSTDGIGKAYAKELAAKGINLVLISRTLEKLEKTKNEIVQENPTIKVEVIVADFSKGKEIFQKLAKELKDIPIGILVNNVGTQYSYPMYVGEVPEDTLWDIINVNVGATTLMTRIVIGQMQKRGKGAIVNISSGSAFQPLPLMTVYAATKIYIKSFSEALGAEYSKCGITVQHLTPFFVNTKINAFSDRLQVSSIFVPNPTTYAKNAINTLGKTNSSTGYWSHGIQKIIILLLPVQIRTICGMFINKSLRNDYFKQKRSN is encoded by the exons ATGCTACAACAAGTTGTATTCTGGCTATTCGTCATTGTGCTGGTGTTGTGGTTATTTTCAAATTCTGTCAGCAGAATTTGTGGTGCGCTATGGGAGATCCTCGTGCCGATAATTAACTCGAAACCACTCGATCTACGAGCAAAATTCGGCGATTGGGCAG TCGTAACTGGATCTACCGATGGGATTGGCAAAGCTTACGCAAAAGAGTTAGCTGCAAAAGGAATAAACCTGGTGCTAATCAGTCGTACTCTAGAGAAACtggaaaaaacaaaaaatgaaattGTACAAGAGAATCCGACGATCAAAGTAGAGGTGATTGTGGCGGATTTCAGCAAAGGCAAAGAAATTTTCCAGAAGCTTGCGAAAGAACTGAAAGATATTCCAATTGGTATCTTAG TGAACAACGTGGGTACGCAGTATAGTTATCCGATGTATGTTGGTGAAGTCCCAGAAGACACATTATGGGATATCATCAATGTCAACGTTGGAGCTACTACATTAATGACACGAATAGTCATCGGACAAATGCAAAAACGTGGAAAAGGCGCTATCGTTAACATATCATCCGGTTCGGCATTTCAACCATTGCCATTAATGACCGTGTACGCAGCGACAAAGATTTACATCAAAAGCTTTTCTGAGGCGCTCGGAGCCGAATATTCCAAGTGTGGAATAACTGTACAGCATTTGACCCCGTTTTTCGTAAATACAAAGATAAACGCGTTCAGCGATCGATTACAG GTATCTAGTATTTTTGTTCCCAATCCGACGACATATGCCAAAAATGCAATTAACACGCTTGGAAAGACGAATTCCAGTACAGGCTATTGGAGCCACGGGATTCAGAAGATCATTATACTACTTTTACCGGTACAAATAAGAACAATATGTGGAATGTTTATAAATAAGTCTTTAAGGAATGACTATTTCAAGCAGAAAAGAAGTAACTAA
- the LOC126928935 gene encoding probable E3 ubiquitin-protein ligase RNF144A has product MQCQIVSWGMPSLHSLVIRRAPLMDMGTATSSVTSVNSSNKVAASQKKVDKSNKLTGVRLPLLRKEASVINLSLTERTVVGKGVDAPLLRPESSASLEARGNSWLSLGPTGLRKCETTVGLSTSALEGRPINRSRVCSRCSSLLSLASSSRYSLAAGNFVPASSQQALGRIFCKLCLVDTSFSKTFKIEGCGCSYCKDCMKAYIEFEIEEGAYEISCPDAQCEHGAILSMKEISSLVSAELVEKHHKFRLNRDVSMDKARAWCPRAGCETICSINATGSNGTPIGPVHCPNCSTDFCSICRESWHTGPCSDISLGIPFDGDHIKCCPMCSVPIEKDEGCAQMMCKRCKHVFCWYCLASLDDDFLLRHYDKGPCKNKLGHSRASVIWHRTQVIGIFAGFGLLLLVASPLLLLAAPCIVCCKCRVCGSSRLEQEEGDTAT; this is encoded by the exons ATGCAGTGCCAAATTGTTTCATGG GGGATGCCCAGCCTACATTCGCTCGTCATACGACGAGCTCCACTGATGGATATGGGTACTGCCACCAGTTCTGTGACATCTGTCAATTCTTCTAACAAAGTTGCTGCAAGTCAAAAAAAAGTTGATAAGTCTAACAAACTTACTGGAGTCAGATTACCATTATTGCGCAAAGAAGCCAGTGTTATAAATCTTTCATTGACAGAGAGAACTGTAGTAGGAAAAGGAGTAGATGCACCTTTACTTAGACCTGAAAGTAGTGCAAGCTTGGAAGCTCGTGGTAATAGTTGGTTGAGTTTAGGCCCCACAGGATTAAGAAAATGTGAAACTACTGTGGGTTTAAGTACTTCTGCTTTAGAGGGCAGACCAATAAATCGCAGTCGAGTATGTTCTCGCTGCTCCAGTTTACTATCATTGGCATCTAGTTCCCGCTACAGTTTAGCTGCAGGCAATTTTGTTCCTGCAAGTTCTCAACAAGCACTTGGACGTATCTTTTGTAAATTATGTCTTGTTGATACTTCTTTTTCTAAAACATTTAAGATAGAAGGCTGTGGTTGTTCCTACTGTAAAGAT TGTATGAAAGCATAtattgaatttgaaattgaaGAAGGTGCATATGAAATTAGTTGTCCTGATGCACAATGTGAACATGGAGCAATACTTTCCATGAAGGAAATATCAAGTCTTGTTAGTGCTGAACTTGTGGAAAAACATCATAAATTCCGATTGAACAGAG ATGTATCCATGGATAAAGCACGTGCTTGGTGTCCACGTGCAGGTTGCGAAACAATATGTTCTATAAATGCTACTGGCTCAAATGGAACTCCTATTGGGCCAGTTCATTGTCCTAATTGTTCTACAGATTTCTGTTCTATATGTCGGGAATCTTGGCATACTGGTCCTTGTTCAGATATTTCCTTAGGTATACCATTTGATGGTGATCATATCAAATGTTGTCCTATGTGTTCTGTACCTATTGAAAAGGATGAAGGATGTGCTCAAATGATGTGTAAAAGATGTAAACATGTGTTTTGTTGGTACTGTTTAGCTTCTTTAGAT GATGACTTTCTATTGCGACATTATGACAAAGGACCGTGTAAAAATAAGTTGGGTCACTCACGAGCATCAGTTATTTGGCACAGAACACAAGTTATTGGAATTTTTGCTGGATTTGGATTGCTCTTGCTAGTTGCATCGCCGTTACTTTTATTGGCCGCACCATGTATTGTATGCTGTAAATGTCGTGTATGTGGTTCATCTAGACTTGAACAAGAAGAAGGTGATACTGCAACGTAG
- the LOC126928947 gene encoding activating transcription factor of chaperone isoform X1 — translation MASNQDQESWLWKFEPVSPSGTLSNEFEDDWFLFDDKSVDPTKEVATPAAYEDHPTRAQVATKLLEKLDEWIKEEPFSDWLEEKIELPIFEELSVAETGQIKTTTYNEIPKAPLHHDDTQTLLQEFETVLEDVEACHQIVPSSSSTLTPPQSPPPHKPLNVDTQLLVTLQPVQPLYPNHQPIYDIVVPEEKSYVNEVPVQWHPKSVPLEDVAHDLAVVDEYVRLYTEDIPPSSPCTSSGGSYISSEDSVDDPDWILESEKKNAKQSTCASTKNRQKPYSRPSIEDKKVRKKEQNKNAATRYRQKKKQEIKDILGEERELTEYNEKLKNQVTDLQREIGYLKGLMRDLFRAKGLIK, via the exons ATGGCATCCAATCAGGATCAGGAGAGTTGGCTATGGAAATTCGAGCCAGTATCCCCTAGTGGGACACTGTCGAATGAATTTGAAGATGATTGGTTTTTATTTGATGATAAATCTGTAGATCCTACTAAAGAAGTTGCTACACCTGCTGCATATGAGGACCATCCTACTCGTGCACAAGTGGCTACAAAACTTCTGGAAAAATTAGATGAATGGATTAAAGAAG AGCCTTTTTCAGATTGGTTAGAGGAGAAGATAGAATTACCTATTTTTGAGGAACTCTCAGTTGCTGAAACTGGACAAATTAAAACAACAACATATAATGAAATTCCAAAAGCTCCTCTCCATCATGATGACACACAAACTCTCTTACAAGAGTTTGAAACTGTTTTGGAAGATGTAGAAGCTTGTCATCAAATAGTCCCTTCATCAAGTTCCACACTTACACCTCCTCAATCACCTCCACCACATAAACCATTAAATGTGGATACCCAATTACTTGTTACTTTACAACCTGTACAACCATTATATCCTAATCATCAACCCATATATGACATAGTAGTTCCAGAGGAAAAATCGTATGTAAATGAAGTACCTGTACAATGGCATCCAAAAAGTGTACCATTGGAGGATGTTGCACATGACTTAGCTGTCGTAGACGAATATGTACGGTTATATACAGAAGATATTCCACCATCTAGTCCTTGTACTAGCTCAGGTGGTAGCTACATTTCATCGGAAGATTCCGTTGACGATCCAGATTGGATTTTAGAATCCGAAAAAAAGAATGCGAAACAATCTACATGTGCTTCAACGAAGAATCGTCAGAAACCTTATTCCCGTCCATCGATCGAAGATAAAAAAGttcgaaaaaaagaacaaaataaaaatgcgGCAACACGGTACAGGCAGAAAAAAAagcaagaaataaaagatatattagGTGAAGAACGTGAGCTCACTGAATACAATGAAAAACTGAAAAATCAAGTAACAGATTTACAACGAGAAATTGGGTACTTAAAGGGTTTGATGAGAGATTTATTTAGAGCTAAGGGTCTTATCAAATAA
- the LOC126928947 gene encoding activating transcription factor of chaperone isoform X2 — protein sequence MAAICYSEPFSDWLEEKIELPIFEELSVAETGQIKTTTYNEIPKAPLHHDDTQTLLQEFETVLEDVEACHQIVPSSSSTLTPPQSPPPHKPLNVDTQLLVTLQPVQPLYPNHQPIYDIVVPEEKSYVNEVPVQWHPKSVPLEDVAHDLAVVDEYVRLYTEDIPPSSPCTSSGGSYISSEDSVDDPDWILESEKKNAKQSTCASTKNRQKPYSRPSIEDKKVRKKEQNKNAATRYRQKKKQEIKDILGEERELTEYNEKLKNQVTDLQREIGYLKGLMRDLFRAKGLIK from the exons ATGGCTGCTATATGTTACAGTG AGCCTTTTTCAGATTGGTTAGAGGAGAAGATAGAATTACCTATTTTTGAGGAACTCTCAGTTGCTGAAACTGGACAAATTAAAACAACAACATATAATGAAATTCCAAAAGCTCCTCTCCATCATGATGACACACAAACTCTCTTACAAGAGTTTGAAACTGTTTTGGAAGATGTAGAAGCTTGTCATCAAATAGTCCCTTCATCAAGTTCCACACTTACACCTCCTCAATCACCTCCACCACATAAACCATTAAATGTGGATACCCAATTACTTGTTACTTTACAACCTGTACAACCATTATATCCTAATCATCAACCCATATATGACATAGTAGTTCCAGAGGAAAAATCGTATGTAAATGAAGTACCTGTACAATGGCATCCAAAAAGTGTACCATTGGAGGATGTTGCACATGACTTAGCTGTCGTAGACGAATATGTACGGTTATATACAGAAGATATTCCACCATCTAGTCCTTGTACTAGCTCAGGTGGTAGCTACATTTCATCGGAAGATTCCGTTGACGATCCAGATTGGATTTTAGAATCCGAAAAAAAGAATGCGAAACAATCTACATGTGCTTCAACGAAGAATCGTCAGAAACCTTATTCCCGTCCATCGATCGAAGATAAAAAAGttcgaaaaaaagaacaaaataaaaatgcgGCAACACGGTACAGGCAGAAAAAAAagcaagaaataaaagatatattagGTGAAGAACGTGAGCTCACTGAATACAATGAAAAACTGAAAAATCAAGTAACAGATTTACAACGAGAAATTGGGTACTTAAAGGGTTTGATGAGAGATTTATTTAGAGCTAAGGGTCTTATCAAATAA